The following proteins come from a genomic window of Taeniopygia guttata chromosome 25, bTaeGut7.mat, whole genome shotgun sequence:
- the LOC140680542 gene encoding serine/threonine-protein kinase pim-1-like, with protein MSARGWALWLRLARARPRPRRRLRPRPRPRPRLLPGPAEDTRGTAAAASAAASPARAPLLSSTAADPEPPVSRSRDRRPGDGRPEAVEGRSGAAPGPGPSADSRVPPAGKAQEALQQRYRVGSLLGRGGFGSVFAATRLSDGAPVAIKRVPRNRVRHWDELPDGTSAPLEIVLLDKVSTGFPGVVQLLEWLELPNNIVMVLERPERSQDLLHFIRARRFLSEEVARQLFRQVLEAVRHCTSRGVLHRDIKPENILVDLATGQAKLIDFGCGTYLQDTAYTHFAAFP; from the exons atgagtgcccggggctgggccctttggctccgcctggcccgagcccggccccggccccggcgcaggctccggccccggccccggccccggccccggctcctcccgggccccgcggaggacacacgcggcacggccgctgccgcctccgccgcggcttccccggcccgagctccgctgctcagcagcacgGCCGCCGAccccgagcctcccgtgtcccgttcccgagaccgaaggcctggggatggccggcccgaggcggttgaggggcgctcgggggccgctcctggccccgggccgagcgctgacagccgcgtcccgcccgcagggaaggcgcaggaggcgctgcagcagcgctaccgagtgggttcgctgctggggcgcggcggcttcggcagcgtcttcgcagccacgcggctctcggacggtgccccg gtggccatcaaaagggtgccacggaaccgcgtccggcactgggacgagctg cccgacggcaccagcgcacccctggagatcgtgctgctggacaaggtgtccactggcttccctggtgtggtccagctgctggagtggcttgagctccccaacaacatcgtgatggtgctggagcggccggagcggtctcaggacctcctgcatttcattcgggcacggaggttcctgtctgaagaggtggcacggcagctgttccgccaggtgctggaggccgtgcggcactgcaccagccgaggggtcctgcaccgcgacatcaaaccagagaacatcctggttgacctggccactggccaggcaaaattgatcgactttggctgtggcacctacctgcaagacacagcctacactcactttgcag ccttcccctga